In Candidatus Binatia bacterium, one DNA window encodes the following:
- a CDS encoding DNA polymerase II, producing the protein MQPSYRLRGGVPVVRLFGRLDGGGPFLIEDDRFRPYFFLRSRDLEKLKRRDGLTIEVGRLVDLEGQKVARIGFEDPAELPRWRQRLAKVGAHPLEGDLRFPYRYLIDHGLRAGIRIEEEPVAAERGLAYFHNPTLHPARADPALVSLSLDIETTPDAGQILSFALVGADIDEVHIVADKRVHRARRVADEKSLLQSLGERVRAIDPDILLGWNVVDFDLRVLARRAEALGVRLELGRVPGEMVFQQDPNFTRQGRVDISGRVVLDGIGLVREALRLPDYRLDTVANAVLGRGKLIDHEVADAGAEIHRLYREDPKALAAYNREDARLVVEILEKEGLLDLAVERSQLCGMPLDRVSASVASFDRLYLPELRRRGFVAPSVRRNAPVGKVAGGAVLDSLPGLYSHVAVFDFKSLYPSLMRTFGLDPLGFACAGDGALEAPNGARFSRDAAILPDLLDDLAASRKQAQDRGDGHGDQAIKVLMNSLFGVLASPGCRFADPEIANAITGFGQQTLRWTQEVFEALEVKVLYGDTDSVFVKLSPAPGESPAALAEELRGTVEEQISQRVRDQYGVEPRLVLELEYVLEKFFLPRVRGGQAGSKKRYAGWREDKLLLVGLEAVRRDWPELSRRLQRGLLERLFREEPVLPWLKDLVAEVRSGALDQECVYTKRLRKGDLSRYIKGIPPHVQAARKAGKDAGNVIRYVITARGPEPVLRGRPFPRDIDRNHALEKLMRPIADAILPEIRTTFDEALGRPVQLQLL; encoded by the coding sequence TTGCAACCCAGCTATCGCCTTCGCGGCGGGGTACCGGTGGTGCGGCTATTTGGGCGTCTGGACGGTGGCGGCCCCTTTTTGATCGAAGACGATCGCTTTCGGCCTTATTTTTTTCTCCGCTCACGCGACCTCGAGAAGCTCAAACGGCGCGACGGCCTGACAATTGAGGTTGGCCGTCTTGTCGACCTGGAAGGACAGAAGGTTGCACGCATCGGATTTGAGGATCCCGCGGAGCTGCCCCGATGGCGGCAACGCCTGGCGAAGGTCGGCGCGCACCCGTTGGAAGGCGATCTCCGCTTTCCCTACCGCTATCTGATCGATCATGGCCTGCGCGCGGGGATTCGCATCGAGGAAGAGCCTGTCGCAGCCGAACGTGGTCTGGCGTATTTCCACAACCCGACACTGCATCCGGCGCGGGCGGACCCAGCCTTGGTCTCGCTCTCGTTGGATATTGAAACGACTCCGGATGCCGGACAGATTCTCTCCTTTGCGCTGGTCGGGGCGGATATCGACGAGGTGCATATCGTCGCGGACAAAAGGGTGCATCGGGCACGTCGCGTGGCCGATGAAAAATCACTTCTGCAAAGCCTCGGCGAACGCGTTCGCGCGATCGACCCGGATATCTTGTTGGGCTGGAACGTCGTCGATTTCGACCTTCGGGTACTGGCGCGTCGTGCCGAAGCGCTTGGTGTTCGCCTGGAATTGGGTCGAGTCCCCGGCGAAATGGTCTTCCAACAGGACCCCAATTTCACCCGGCAGGGCCGCGTGGATATATCCGGGCGCGTGGTTCTCGATGGCATCGGCCTTGTCCGCGAGGCGCTTCGGTTGCCGGATTATCGTCTCGATACGGTCGCAAATGCGGTTTTGGGCCGGGGGAAGCTGATCGATCATGAGGTTGCGGATGCAGGGGCAGAGATTCATCGCCTCTACCGCGAAGACCCCAAGGCTCTGGCCGCCTACAACCGCGAAGATGCGCGCTTGGTCGTCGAGATTCTCGAGAAGGAAGGTCTGCTGGATCTTGCGGTGGAGCGCAGCCAACTCTGTGGCATGCCATTGGATCGAGTGAGTGCGAGTGTGGCGTCGTTTGATCGCCTCTACCTCCCCGAACTGCGACGTCGTGGCTTCGTGGCCCCCAGCGTTCGCAGGAACGCACCGGTGGGCAAAGTCGCCGGAGGCGCTGTTCTGGATTCGCTGCCAGGCCTCTACTCGCACGTGGCGGTCTTCGACTTCAAGAGTCTCTATCCCAGCCTGATGCGAACTTTTGGCCTGGATCCTCTCGGTTTTGCCTGCGCGGGGGACGGCGCTCTGGAGGCACCGAACGGGGCGCGCTTCTCTCGTGACGCGGCTATTCTTCCCGACCTGCTCGATGACCTGGCGGCCAGCCGCAAACAAGCGCAAGATCGCGGGGACGGGCACGGCGACCAAGCCATCAAGGTTCTGATGAACTCCCTTTTCGGGGTTCTGGCGTCTCCGGGGTGCCGATTCGCTGACCCGGAGATCGCGAATGCGATCACGGGCTTTGGTCAGCAAACTCTGCGGTGGACGCAGGAAGTCTTCGAGGCTCTCGAGGTGAAGGTCCTCTACGGCGATACAGACTCGGTCTTCGTCAAGCTGAGTCCGGCGCCAGGGGAATCGCCCGCGGCGCTCGCGGAAGAGTTGAGGGGGACGGTCGAGGAGCAGATTTCGCAGCGAGTTCGAGACCAATACGGGGTCGAACCTCGGCTCGTTCTGGAATTGGAATACGTGCTTGAAAAATTTTTCCTCCCGCGTGTCCGTGGTGGCCAGGCCGGGAGCAAGAAGCGCTACGCTGGCTGGCGTGAGGACAAGCTTCTTCTCGTTGGTCTCGAGGCGGTCCGGCGAGATTGGCCCGAGCTCTCAAGGCGCCTGCAGCGTGGCCTGCTGGAGCGGCTGTTCCGCGAAGAGCCCGTATTGCCCTGGCTCAAGGATCTGGTGGCGGAGGTTCGATCGGGTGCTCTGGACCAGGAGTGTGTCTATACGAAGCGCCTGCGGAAGGGGGACCTTTCCCGCTACATCAAAGGGATTCCGCCGCATGTGCAGGCGGCGCGCAAAGCCGGAAAGGACGCCGGAAACGTCATCCGTTACGTGATCACGGCTCGCGGACCCGAGCCGGTTCTGCGGGGACGGCCCTTCCCGCGCGATATCGATCGCAACCACGCCCTCGAGAAATTAATGCGGCCGATTGCCGATGCGATCCTGCCCGAGATTCGGACGACTTTCGACGAGGCGCTTGGCCGACCGGTGCAGTTGCAGCTTCTTTAG
- a CDS encoding alpha-L-glutamate ligase-like protein has translation MIGNIHRRLRSRGVMGINQRNRDFVMRYNPRHLYPLVDDKLRTKKLAQEHGIPVPPLFATFTNEREARDLPEILCDIEDFAMKPAHGAGGHGILIAMARRGDRFRRAKGFWVGLEDLAYHASNILSGVYSLGGQSDVAMVEHRVQPDALFEAISFGGVPDVRIIVLKGYPAMAMVRLPTQQSDGKGNLHQGAIGAGIDLASGRTLHGVWGNERTEIHPDTDVVLAGLSIPDWEAFLLLAARCYEMTGLGYLGVDIVLDRTLGPLLLELNARPGLNIQIANDAGLAHRFAIIEKQNEDRSPHERIEFIRETFRAAAPSAP, from the coding sequence ATGATCGGCAACATTCACCGACGACTTCGCAGCCGCGGGGTCATGGGCATCAACCAGCGGAACCGCGATTTCGTCATGCGCTACAACCCTCGCCATCTCTATCCATTGGTGGACGACAAACTGAGGACCAAGAAATTGGCGCAGGAACATGGAATCCCTGTGCCACCTTTATTCGCCACCTTCACGAATGAACGCGAGGCCCGCGACTTGCCGGAAATTCTGTGCGACATCGAAGACTTCGCGATGAAACCCGCACACGGGGCGGGCGGACACGGCATTCTGATCGCCATGGCACGCAGAGGCGATCGGTTCCGACGAGCAAAAGGTTTCTGGGTCGGCCTCGAGGATCTCGCGTACCACGCCAGCAATATCCTGAGCGGGGTGTACAGCCTGGGCGGCCAAAGTGATGTTGCGATGGTCGAGCATCGCGTTCAACCCGACGCTCTTTTCGAGGCCATCAGCTTCGGGGGCGTACCCGATGTCCGCATCATCGTGCTGAAGGGGTATCCCGCCATGGCGATGGTCCGGTTACCGACCCAACAATCTGACGGCAAGGGAAACCTCCACCAGGGAGCGATCGGTGCCGGAATCGATCTCGCCTCCGGTCGAACCCTGCACGGCGTCTGGGGAAATGAACGGACCGAGATTCACCCGGATACCGATGTTGTTCTGGCGGGCTTGTCTATTCCCGACTGGGAGGCCTTCCTGCTCCTCGCAGCGCGATGCTACGAAATGACCGGGCTGGGCTACCTCGGTGTCGATATCGTTCTCGACCGAACGCTTGGCCCCCTGCTCCTGGAACTCAATGCCCGTCCCGGCCTGAATATCCAGATCGCAAATGATGCGGGCCTGGCGCACCGGTTTGCCATCATCGAGAAACAGAACGAGGACCGATCGCCCCATGAGCGTATCGAGTTCATCCGCGAAACGTTCCGCGCCGCCGCCCCTTCCGCCCCATGA
- a CDS encoding inactive transglutaminase family protein has product MRRDLHLFLLVSILLTTGLGMTFYQYKVLGWPLLPHETETLWTVEARIQFKADSGRPVIARFLTPDLDGQRVDLSESFVSRNYGVTIEKNDGQRESIWSIRRASGPQALYYRLVVTNRQSPDTDGVQQEASVPAPRLDGPEAVAIQALLDQIRGRSGNIATFTAAALKRLNDEADQNAQLLRGSDRSVENLTKTAVLVLNSANIPAREVHVLPLRTGSYAMPQTLLSAFDGEEWIYFDPPESRRTDSGDFLVWWAGTGKLLTLQGASSPTVSFSVSGSDASSLTLANEAGRISGSPWFEFSLFGLPLRTQDLYRVLMMIPVGVFLIVFLRSFVGIETFGTFMPALIALSFRETQLFAGIVLFSLLLAIGMIVRAYLEQLHLLLVPRLAVVVTVVVLIMAGVSVLSHRLDLESGLSVALFPMVIVTMTIERMSIAWEERGAWPAILVAAGSLFTAALVYLVMANALLTHLVFTFPGLLLVIMALMLLAGSYRGYRLNELLRFRAIADPRP; this is encoded by the coding sequence GTGAGAAGAGATCTCCACCTGTTCCTTCTGGTCAGCATTCTGCTGACCACAGGTCTCGGGATGACGTTCTACCAATACAAGGTCCTCGGTTGGCCCCTCCTCCCACATGAAACCGAAACCCTCTGGACGGTCGAGGCGCGGATTCAATTCAAGGCGGACTCCGGACGACCGGTGATCGCCCGCTTCCTGACCCCGGACCTCGACGGCCAGCGCGTCGACCTGAGTGAGAGTTTCGTTTCACGGAACTACGGCGTAACGATCGAAAAAAACGACGGACAACGCGAGAGCATCTGGTCGATTCGTCGCGCCAGCGGTCCACAGGCGCTCTATTATCGCCTCGTGGTCACCAATCGGCAAAGTCCGGATACAGATGGCGTCCAGCAAGAAGCCTCGGTTCCCGCACCGCGCCTCGATGGGCCCGAGGCAGTCGCCATCCAGGCTCTCCTCGACCAGATTCGAGGGCGATCGGGAAATATCGCCACTTTCACGGCAGCTGCCTTGAAGCGACTGAACGATGAGGCCGACCAGAATGCACAGCTTCTTCGGGGCTCGGACCGTAGCGTCGAAAATCTGACCAAGACAGCGGTTCTGGTTCTGAATTCGGCCAATATCCCCGCACGGGAAGTACATGTGCTGCCTTTGCGCACAGGCTCCTATGCCATGCCGCAGACCCTCTTGAGTGCTTTCGATGGAGAAGAATGGATCTATTTCGACCCTCCGGAATCGAGGCGAACGGACTCCGGAGACTTTCTGGTCTGGTGGGCCGGCACCGGCAAACTACTGACTCTGCAAGGTGCTTCCTCTCCCACCGTAAGTTTCAGCGTGTCCGGAAGCGACGCCAGTTCGCTGACCCTGGCAAATGAAGCGGGTCGTATTTCGGGGTCGCCATGGTTCGAGTTCTCCCTCTTCGGATTGCCGTTGCGGACGCAGGATCTCTACCGGGTCCTGATGATGATTCCGGTAGGCGTTTTTTTGATCGTCTTCCTGCGCAGCTTTGTGGGAATTGAGACTTTCGGCACCTTCATGCCGGCGCTGATCGCCCTGTCCTTCCGCGAGACGCAGCTTTTTGCCGGCATCGTCCTTTTCAGTCTGCTTCTGGCCATCGGCATGATCGTGCGAGCCTACCTGGAACAACTCCACCTGCTTCTGGTGCCGCGCCTCGCCGTTGTCGTGACCGTGGTGGTGCTGATCATGGCGGGCGTCAGTGTTCTCAGCCATCGCCTTGACCTCGAAAGCGGCCTGTCCGTCGCGCTATTCCCCATGGTGATTGTCACCATGACGATCGAGCGCATGTCGATCGCGTGGGAGGAGCGCGGCGCATGGCCCGCCATCCTCGTCGCTGCGGGTAGTCTGTTCACCGCAGCCCTCGTCTACCTGGTGATGGCCAACGCCCTCCTCACCCATCTCGTCTTCACCTTCCCCGGCCTCCTGCTCGTCATCATGGCCTTGATGCTCCTCGCAGGTTCCTATCGTGGGTATCGCCTGAACGAATTGTTGCGCTTCCGTGCGATCGCGGACCCGCGACCATGA
- a CDS encoding serine hydrolase, protein MRFHSHFGQPRKEPSRVRGSTTLRLTCVALIMVIPLLTRAEPGHTAKGPSEPFILKPVIEDKAPLESFADPDLQAALEKTLEKLGRSPDVAAKRLGVALVEVTNPSRPRFAAVNPNEMIYAASLPKIAVLFAAFAKIRAGELPASEEIMGRLNRMIRFSSNTDASWVMNRVGKPYIAALLQSPEYRFYDPERGGGLWAGKNYGSGGVWRRDPLENLSHAATPLQVARFFFMLDQGTLIDQSASGAMLEILDDPGIHHKFVAGMRRVGDSARVHRKSGSWVHWHADSALIRHRGRSFILVGLCEHPDGNQWLLDLVVAIDELVQNTEVSGEEIRWVARSSPSSTTPSRR, encoded by the coding sequence ATGAGATTTCATTCCCACTTCGGTCAGCCACGGAAGGAGCCGTCCCGGGTCCGAGGCAGCACAACCCTCCGCCTGACGTGCGTTGCTCTGATCATGGTGATCCCCTTGCTCACCAGAGCCGAGCCCGGGCATACCGCGAAGGGGCCCTCCGAGCCGTTTATTCTGAAACCGGTGATCGAGGACAAGGCGCCGCTGGAGAGTTTCGCTGACCCCGACCTTCAGGCCGCTTTGGAAAAGACCCTCGAGAAACTCGGGCGCAGCCCGGATGTCGCAGCCAAACGACTGGGCGTCGCGCTGGTTGAGGTCACCAACCCCTCGCGCCCGCGCTTTGCTGCGGTCAACCCCAACGAAATGATCTATGCGGCCAGCCTGCCCAAGATCGCGGTGCTCTTCGCTGCCTTTGCAAAGATCCGCGCCGGTGAACTACCGGCATCCGAAGAAATCATGGGGCGGCTCAACCGCATGATTCGGTTTTCCTCCAACACCGATGCCTCCTGGGTCATGAACCGCGTCGGCAAACCGTATATCGCAGCACTTCTCCAATCGCCCGAGTACCGGTTCTACGACCCCGAGCGGGGCGGCGGCCTCTGGGCCGGCAAGAACTATGGCAGCGGCGGCGTATGGCGTCGCGATCCGCTCGAGAACCTGAGTCATGCAGCGACGCCACTTCAGGTGGCGCGCTTTTTCTTCATGCTCGACCAGGGGACTCTGATTGACCAGAGCGCCAGTGGAGCCATGCTCGAGATTCTCGATGATCCGGGGATCCATCATAAGTTCGTGGCTGGCATGCGACGCGTCGGCGACTCGGCTCGCGTCCATCGAAAGTCCGGCAGTTGGGTTCATTGGCATGCCGATAGCGCACTGATTCGGCATCGGGGACGCAGTTTTATCCTGGTCGGACTTTGCGAGCACCCTGATGGAAATCAGTGGCTGCTGGACCTGGTCGTTGCCATCGACGAACTCGTTCAGAATACCGAAGTTTCCGGAGAGGAGATCCGCTGGGTGGCACGATCCTCCCCGAGCTCAACCACCCCTAGTCGGCGCTGA
- a CDS encoding Npt1/Npt2 family nucleotide transporter has protein sequence MKDLPQETRRSINVATVASAAMIAQQIAGKAERDGLFLVNFPATELPKAMIAGALLSFVGALILSSVLSRFGPRKTAPGLFSVSAVIFLGFAALYQRAPALITVLLYLHMASFGILVISAFWSLINELFDPHTAKIAIARIVTGSTFGGVCGGILADRLTELDGPTGMFLMLSGLHALCALILSRMNGPDIGDRQRAGVLHGLAVIRRSSYLKQIALSVALASGVAALLDYTMKAEAAKHYLDEDSLVSFFAAFYTGTSVLAFFLQRLLADTTLRRIGLSATMSILPIAAMAGSLLGAAFTRLPTLVAAKGVEVILANSLFRSGIEMTYTPVPPNRKRAAKSIVDVVAQRTGDLVGGGLILLILAITPLLTQEIVLTSAALVAAISVAVIARLKRGYVVQLTESLKRGLLAEATNKPNPSKPADKPPEHTYPAVVSAEDSPPLGDLIETMQALISDDPMQQRRALTAPNIDPRVASLITPLLADQRLKKTAAAALETLGDRINGQLADALMDATQPDAVRTQLPSLIESLGGARSANALLLALEGTPFPVRYACGQALARLTEREPSLTPAPTRVFALAAAEIHRASDTHLENPPGGLPDGAGLFEDDLAERAGPKVEHLFNLLALVLDREAVAIALRGWLSDDRRMRGTAIEYFENVLPEQLRRALAEYLPQATRPAGTDSGK, from the coding sequence ATGAAGGACCTTCCCCAGGAGACCCGTCGCAGCATCAACGTAGCCACGGTGGCCTCGGCAGCCATGATTGCCCAGCAAATCGCAGGCAAGGCGGAGCGCGACGGCCTTTTTCTCGTAAACTTCCCGGCCACCGAGCTTCCCAAGGCGATGATCGCGGGTGCGCTCCTCTCCTTTGTCGGGGCCTTGATCCTCTCGAGCGTTCTTTCCCGCTTCGGGCCGCGCAAGACGGCCCCCGGCTTGTTCAGCGTGTCGGCCGTGATTTTTCTCGGATTCGCAGCCTTGTATCAGCGAGCCCCTGCTCTGATCACGGTCCTGCTCTATTTGCATATGGCCTCCTTCGGCATCCTGGTGATCAGTGCCTTCTGGTCGCTGATCAACGAGCTTTTCGACCCCCACACTGCAAAAATCGCAATCGCGCGAATCGTGACCGGCTCGACATTCGGCGGCGTGTGCGGAGGCATTCTGGCGGATCGACTTACCGAACTCGACGGGCCAACCGGCATGTTCCTGATGCTCTCCGGGCTCCACGCTCTTTGCGCGTTGATCCTCTCCCGAATGAACGGTCCGGATATCGGCGATCGACAACGGGCTGGTGTGCTGCATGGACTCGCCGTCATTCGGCGCTCGAGCTACCTGAAGCAGATCGCGCTCTCAGTCGCGCTGGCCTCCGGCGTCGCCGCATTACTTGACTATACGATGAAAGCCGAGGCCGCGAAGCATTACCTCGATGAAGACTCTCTGGTATCGTTCTTCGCGGCTTTTTATACGGGCACTTCGGTCCTCGCATTTTTTCTCCAAAGGCTTCTCGCCGACACGACCCTGCGGCGCATCGGCCTGAGTGCGACAATGTCCATCCTGCCGATCGCAGCGATGGCCGGAAGCCTGCTCGGCGCCGCGTTTACCCGCCTCCCAACTCTTGTTGCGGCCAAGGGAGTCGAAGTCATTCTGGCAAATTCCCTCTTTCGCTCGGGCATCGAGATGACCTACACCCCCGTCCCGCCGAACCGAAAGCGAGCGGCCAAGTCCATCGTGGATGTGGTCGCGCAGCGAACGGGAGATCTGGTGGGCGGTGGGCTCATCCTGCTGATTCTCGCAATCACGCCCTTGCTCACGCAGGAAATCGTCCTCACCAGCGCAGCCCTCGTTGCCGCAATCTCCGTTGCCGTCATCGCTCGATTAAAAAGAGGCTACGTGGTTCAGCTGACCGAGAGCCTCAAACGAGGGTTGCTCGCAGAAGCGACCAACAAACCGAACCCCTCGAAGCCAGCCGATAAGCCCCCGGAGCACACGTACCCCGCAGTTGTATCGGCCGAAGACTCGCCGCCGCTAGGAGATCTGATCGAGACAATGCAGGCATTGATCTCCGACGATCCGATGCAACAAAGACGCGCGCTGACAGCGCCCAATATCGACCCCCGTGTCGCATCGCTGATCACACCTCTCCTGGCAGATCAACGACTGAAGAAAACAGCAGCGGCCGCCCTCGAAACTCTCGGCGATCGAATCAATGGTCAGCTAGCGGATGCACTGATGGACGCGACACAACCCGACGCGGTCCGAACCCAGCTGCCTTCGCTCATAGAATCCCTCGGCGGCGCTCGCAGCGCGAACGCGCTGCTGCTGGCGCTCGAAGGCACTCCTTTTCCAGTCCGCTATGCATGCGGGCAGGCTCTGGCCCGACTCACCGAGCGCGAGCCGAGCCTCACGCCAGCGCCTACGCGGGTATTCGCTCTGGCGGCTGCGGAGATCCACAGGGCCTCAGACACCCACCTCGAAAACCCGCCGGGTGGGCTGCCCGACGGCGCAGGTCTCTTCGAGGACGATCTGGCCGAAAGAGCGGGCCCGAAAGTGGAGCACCTTTTCAACCTTCTGGCTCTTGTCCTCGACCGGGAAGCCGTCGCAATCGCGCTCCGGGGCTGGCTATCCGACGATCGCAGGATGCGCGGGACTGCCATCGAATATTTCGAGAACGTCCTTCCCGAACAGCTCCGACGGGCGCTGGCGGAGTATTTACCGCAAGCAACCCGCCCGGCCGGTACGGATTCCGGAAAATGA
- a CDS encoding PEP/pyruvate-binding domain-containing protein has product MRSLATLFVYGALLLSALPAAAAEPPTDADRKTWIAEMKTAPRGPFARIRWFCADGTVRAANQGCRGHGGGVQHGEWSKRTRALREQGFLVANLMVEIDPETVAGPEGRAILEQILLERFLVEADDGWILRAARSYRGALQAEDEEAGTFRILQAMLADPEWHRPVNFFVLREAARYLPRTPQENDISASDVRNSASWIARKDPGFRELRVKIHGQPDAEDAARVRAYAQASGKASVGTGYAILAKKIDRLYRGTEAASDVEALALLLPEGDFRAGLVRDARSLASAPDPELRLALTSRLLTRLRLRAQEFRSPELGLPFLDASLSLEGATYAAGNELLRRVPFATRRQRLKWLKEEVGSLFGTGLLSVRQSAALQESLREIQRRPDLETYRREIRYLARAPEWAARRLRFEMSAAVEKFRRLDPLADLYWQDRLRGSPFLFYSAIVDSLAVDAGRLAGITHQFFGENIGSGLRGLNPGLARGVLRSGTGLAVEDFSPSDIYLLPETTAELPPVAGILTEGEGSSLSHIQLLARNLGIPNVVVAEGMAERLRAYEGKRIVVAVSPGGVVEIALDNPGWDTVFAAENSSSNAKMPLIVPDREKLQLDETELVTLDEIRGRDSGRIAGPKSANLGELRRYFETAVPQGVVVPFGVFKEFLEQPIEPGGPAAFVWLKRQYDVLGYLQDAPALAAETRTQLLERIRGFIETAPLPVDFPQELRQTLRATFGSDGTYGVFVRSDTNVEDLPGFTGAGLNRTVPNVVGFTRILEAVRAVWASPFSERAYLWRQSHMEDPEWVFPAVLIQRAFPSERSGVMVTADVENGQSGYLTIAVNEGIGGVVDGQPAELLLVRASDGKTRLLGEASLRERREMDPAGGLRRVPARRDAKLLSADDIAKLIALAQEASDDFPALRGVNGERFPADIEFGIAGGEVALLQIRPFVESRAARDSAALATMDARRQSGKQRVNLDAVPGGPGLLRAIQPDREDSGSESAPTRGG; this is encoded by the coding sequence ATGCGTTCTCTCGCGACTCTCTTCGTATATGGTGCCCTTCTTCTGTCGGCCTTGCCGGCTGCGGCTGCGGAGCCACCAACAGATGCCGATCGGAAAACCTGGATTGCGGAGATGAAGACCGCGCCGCGCGGTCCCTTCGCGCGTATTCGATGGTTTTGCGCCGACGGAACTGTACGGGCGGCCAATCAAGGCTGTCGCGGGCATGGTGGTGGGGTACAGCATGGCGAGTGGAGCAAGCGCACGCGCGCCCTGCGCGAGCAGGGCTTTCTGGTGGCCAACCTGATGGTGGAGATTGATCCCGAGACGGTCGCGGGGCCTGAGGGGCGAGCGATCCTGGAGCAAATTCTTCTCGAACGTTTTCTCGTCGAAGCTGATGACGGATGGATCCTGCGAGCCGCGCGCTCCTATCGGGGTGCGCTGCAAGCCGAGGACGAGGAGGCCGGGACCTTCCGGATTCTTCAGGCGATGCTCGCCGATCCGGAGTGGCATCGCCCGGTAAATTTCTTTGTTCTGCGGGAAGCCGCTCGCTACCTTCCACGGACGCCACAGGAGAACGATATTTCGGCATCCGATGTGCGGAACTCGGCCTCCTGGATCGCGCGCAAGGATCCGGGGTTTCGGGAACTTCGCGTCAAGATTCACGGCCAACCCGACGCCGAAGATGCGGCGCGGGTGCGAGCCTATGCCCAGGCAAGTGGCAAGGCGAGCGTCGGCACGGGATATGCGATTCTGGCGAAAAAGATCGATCGACTGTATCGCGGGACCGAGGCTGCCTCCGATGTCGAGGCGCTCGCGCTTCTTTTGCCGGAAGGTGATTTTCGTGCCGGTTTGGTGAGAGACGCCAGATCACTGGCATCTGCTCCGGACCCCGAGCTTCGCCTTGCTCTGACAAGCCGATTGCTTACTCGTCTCCGCCTGCGCGCGCAGGAGTTTCGTTCGCCGGAGCTCGGACTGCCTTTTCTGGATGCAAGTCTCTCGCTTGAGGGAGCGACCTACGCGGCTGGCAATGAGCTGCTTCGTCGCGTCCCGTTTGCGACGCGCCGGCAGCGTCTGAAGTGGCTGAAAGAGGAGGTCGGTTCACTTTTCGGGACGGGCCTGCTCTCTGTGCGACAGTCGGCAGCCTTGCAGGAAAGTTTGCGCGAGATCCAGCGCCGGCCGGATCTCGAGACCTATCGAAGGGAAATTCGCTACCTCGCCCGTGCACCGGAATGGGCGGCGCGGCGTTTGCGTTTTGAAATGTCGGCGGCCGTCGAGAAATTTCGGCGCCTCGACCCGCTTGCGGATTTGTATTGGCAGGATCGACTGCGGGGTAGCCCGTTTCTTTTCTATTCGGCGATCGTGGACAGCCTCGCGGTAGATGCCGGGCGGCTCGCAGGAATTACCCATCAGTTTTTTGGCGAGAATATTGGCTCGGGCCTGCGCGGGCTCAACCCGGGGCTGGCACGCGGCGTCCTGCGGTCCGGCACCGGTTTGGCTGTCGAGGATTTTTCGCCTTCAGATATTTACCTACTGCCCGAGACGACCGCGGAACTGCCGCCGGTTGCCGGGATTCTCACCGAGGGGGAGGGGAGCTCGCTGTCCCATATCCAGTTGCTTGCACGTAACCTGGGGATTCCGAACGTGGTGGTCGCCGAGGGCATGGCCGAGCGATTGCGCGCCTATGAGGGCAAACGGATCGTCGTTGCGGTCAGCCCCGGAGGCGTGGTCGAAATTGCCCTCGATAATCCCGGCTGGGATACGGTGTTTGCCGCAGAGAACTCTTCGAGCAACGCCAAGATGCCCTTGATCGTGCCGGATCGAGAGAAGTTGCAACTCGACGAGACGGAGTTGGTGACGCTCGATGAGATTCGAGGTCGCGATTCGGGTAGAATCGCGGGGCCCAAAAGTGCCAATCTGGGCGAACTGCGGCGCTACTTCGAGACTGCTGTTCCGCAGGGCGTGGTGGTTCCCTTTGGCGTTTTCAAAGAGTTCCTAGAGCAGCCCATCGAGCCCGGAGGCCCCGCCGCCTTCGTGTGGCTGAAGCGCCAATACGATGTTCTCGGCTATTTGCAGGACGCCCCGGCGCTGGCAGCCGAAACACGAACTCAACTTCTGGAGCGAATCCGAGGGTTCATCGAAACGGCGCCCCTGCCGGTGGACTTCCCCCAGGAGTTGCGGCAAACGCTGCGTGCGACGTTTGGGTCGGACGGGACATATGGAGTCTTTGTTCGAAGCGACACGAATGTCGAAGATCTCCCCGGGTTCACGGGGGCCGGGTTGAATCGCACGGTACCGAACGTGGTCGGTTTTACGCGAATTCTCGAAGCGGTCCGCGCCGTGTGGGCCTCGCCGTTTTCCGAGAGGGCCTATCTATGGCGTCAGTCACATATGGAGGATCCCGAATGGGTGTTCCCGGCAGTGCTGATCCAGCGTGCCTTTCCCTCGGAGCGATCCGGAGTGATGGTCACCGCCGACGTGGAGAATGGACAGTCGGGTTATCTGACAATCGCGGTCAACGAGGGCATTGGTGGCGTGGTCGACGGGCAACCTGCCGAGCTTCTTTTGGTGCGTGCTTCCGATGGCAAAACCCGGCTCCTTGGCGAGGCGAGCCTGCGCGAGCGGCGTGAAATGGATCCGGCTGGAGGCTTGCGCCGCGTTCCCGCGCGTCGCGATGCCAAACTCCTCTCGGCTGACGATATTGCAAAGTTGATCGCCTTGGCGCAGGAGGCCAGCGACGACTTCCCGGCGCTGCGCGGTGTGAACGGGGAGCGTTTTCCGGCCGATATCGAATTCGGAATCGCGGGTGGTGAGGTCGCCCTCCTGCAGATTCGACCTTTCGTCGAAAGCCGAGCGGCCCGAGACAGTGCGGCACTCGCGACGATGGATGCGCGTCGGCAGAGCGGCAAGCAGAGAGTGAACCTCGATGCCGTGCCGGGTGGGCCAGGTCTCCTTCGCGCGATTCAACCCGATCGCGAGGATTCGGGTTCGGAATCAGCGCCGACTAGGGGTGGTTGA